From one Mesoplodon densirostris isolate mMesDen1 chromosome 19, mMesDen1 primary haplotype, whole genome shotgun sequence genomic stretch:
- the CMTM2 gene encoding CKLF-like MARVEL transmembrane domain-containing protein 2, translating to MADKGKKGRPGPAPAPAPAPAAAAAAAPGAAPPPGDKPEEKTEEKKKSVQPMDEVGARKGCRRYMWEFKDSNREFWVMGYAEVKLISLGCLIGSLIMFTGTTVHPLLTLIITMELSIFIFFIIIYTFAIQRYTPFILWPISDLLNDLFSGTFLVGAAVFAVKSRQTMPIHYIYGVILIGVAALFALIDVCLQKKHFKGKKVKRHVLIPPGKDKEGEKPTEGEKPGEAGKGRAAVQPPPPPPPPPAKGGKK from the exons ATGGCTGACAAAGGCAAAAAGGGCAGACCCGGGCccgcaccagccccagccccagctccggccgccgcagccgcagccgcgCCGGGGGCGGCCCCTCCTCCGGGCGACAAGCCTGAGGAAAagacagaggagaagaaaaagtccGTGCAGCCCATGGATGAAGTGGGAGCGAGGAAGGGGTGTCGCCGTTACATGTGGGAATTCAAGGACAGCAATAGAGAGTTCTGGGTTATGGGGTACGCTGAGGTCAAGCTCATTAGCTTG GGCTGCCTAATAGGTTCGCTGATCATGTTCACGGGGACCACTGTGCACCCCCTCCTGACACTCATCATCACCATGGAGTTGTCCATCTTCATCTTCTTCATCATTATCTACACCTTCGCCATCCAGAGATACACGCCCTTCATCCTGTGGCCCATTTCT GACCTTCTCAACGACCTGTTCTCCGGTACCTTCCTCGTGGGGGCCGCCGTCTTTGCCGTGAAAAGTCGGCAAACCATGCCAATCCACTATATTTATGGTGTG ATCCTTATCGGTGTGGCTGCACTTTTTGCTTTAATAGATGTTTGTCTTCAAAAGAAACACTTCAAAGGCAAGAAGGTCAAAAGGCATGTGCTGATTCCTCCAGGAAAGGATAAAGAGGGCGAAAAGCCaacggaaggagaaaaaccagggGAAGCAGGCAAGGGGAGGGCAGCGGTACAGCCGCCAccaccgccgccaccgccgcctgCCAAGGGCGGCAAGAAGTGA